Proteins from a genomic interval of Colias croceus chromosome 2, ilColCroc2.1:
- the LOC123700608 gene encoding uncharacterized protein LOC123700608 has translation MEQQLGQVLSQMLETIRGIQVQQAQLQQQLQNTDKSYKNTVIEGRIFVIDREVDTVVGREWLRKLNLNFELNTIYKEEQDITEKEFKYKLQTLLEEYKELFTEEIGEIKDYQAAFKLKEGSVPVYLKPRPVPFALKNQVEAEIDRLEKEGILEKVTYSQWGTPIVPVMKHNGKVRLCADYRATLNKNLENDNYPIPRVEEIFSKLSGGKYFCTLDINQAYLHMKTNDDTAEMQAISTCKGTYKVRRLMFGVKIAPNVWQRYMDQTLQGLDGTACFFDDIALQGHSYIQLLQRIRKKDTKFIWNKECEQAFQELKNELCGERVLIPFHENLPVTLATDASPTGYGAVLSHIMPDKTERPIAFASRSLTKAEKGYSQLDKEAAALVWGLKKFFQYCYGRKILLIVDNQPLARILHPEKVTPATTAIRLVHYANFLAGFDYEIRLRKTTEHANADYFSRIQYTDATDRNETMTDDEAFCLNQIAEMPVSLKEIREATATDPELQKLYIDIQSGREDTERLYECSLQNNCIF, from the exons ATGGAACAGCAATTGGGGCAAGTATTATCTCAAATGTTAGAAACTATTCGAGGAATTCAAGTACAACAAGCGCAATTACAacaacaattacaaaatacgGATAAATCG tatAAGAACACAGTTATTGAAGGAAGAATCTTTGTAATTGACCGCGAAGTAGACACCGTAGTTGGAAGAGAATGGCTTAGAAAATTgaacttaaattttgaattaaatacaatatacaaaGAAGAACAAGACATAACAGAGAAagaattcaaatataaattacaaacattattaGAAGAATATAAAGAGTTATTTACAGAAGAAATAGGTGAAATTAAAGATTATCAAGCAGCATTTAAATTGAAAGAAGGTTCAGTTCCAGTTTACTTAAAGCCACGCCCAGTACCATttgcattgaaaaatcaagTAGAGGCAGAAATTGACAGATTAGAAAAAGAAGGCATATTAGAAAAGGTTACATACTCACAGTGGGGTACACCAATTGTCCCCGTGATGAAACACAATGGAAAGGTACGACTATGTGCCGACTACAGAgctacattaaataaaaacctaGAGAATGACAATTATCCAATTCCCCGAGTTGAAGAGATATTTTCAAAGCTCAGCggtggtaaatatttttgtacattgGACATTAACCAAGCGTATTTACATATGAAGACAAATGATGATACAGCAGAGATGCAAGCCATAAGTACATGTAAGGGCACATACAAAGTAAGAAGACTGATGTTCGGTGTGAAAATAGCACCAAATGTTTGGCAAAGATACATGGATCAGACACTACAAGGATTAGACGGTACAGCTTGTTTTTTCGATGATATCGCTTTACAAGGACATTCATACATACAATTACTACAAAGAATCCGAAag AaagatacaaaatttatatggaATAAAGAATGTGAACAAGCATTTCAAGAGTTGAAAAATGAACTATGTGGAGAAAGAGTACTTATACCATTCCATGAGAACTTACCTGTCACATTAGCTACAGACGCATCTCCTACAGGATATGGAGCTGTTTTATCACACATTATGCCGGATAAAACTGAACGACCTATAGCATTTGCATCAAGATCTTTAACTAAAGCAGAAAAAGGTTACAGTCAGTTGGATAAAGAAGCAGCAGCTCTAGTATGGGGATTAAagaaattttttcaatattgttaCGGCAGGAAGATATTACTCATTGTAGATAATCAACCATTAGCTAGAATTTTACACCCAGAGAAAGTTACACCAGCTACAACAGCCATACGACTAGTACACTATGCAAACTTTTTAGCAGGATTTGACTATGAGATACGATTAAGGAAGACTACAGAACATGCGAATGCCGACTATTTTTCAAGAATACAATATACAGATGCAACTGATAGGAATGAGACAATGACAGACGATGAAGCGTTTTGCCTAAATCAAATTGCAGAAATGCCAGTTTCATTAAAGGAAATAAGAGAAGCTACAGCCACTGACCCTgagttacaaaaattatacatagataTACAGTCAGGAAGAGAAGATACAGAAAGACTATACGAATGTTCATTACAAAACAAttgcatattttaa